The following coding sequences lie in one Arachis ipaensis cultivar K30076 chromosome B03, Araip1.1, whole genome shotgun sequence genomic window:
- the LOC107630404 gene encoding protein DENND6A, with protein MNRSPSFKVKTEQSPNLDPESLQRWIVAFCAIRFDLEQGQLIEVCYPPGCLTQEEELEVAYNSFPDSVSQQHNRSSVHDCIFFFRFPRRLKSQTSNATHSEITEAGKEFPSNSIEKKNVSRRLSSTSDDNVSKYMYGFVFNRQRHDERLKRGGEQKSVVILSHSPYSSVFRPLLQIIGPLYFDMGKKALEHIAAYVSTWPAPVPGKLMDLPIGNATLKVNLPPAHSLPVEGGASVDDSAYSVAPLLPNNQSIPHGLFHDSDLFGTFRSLLLQLWILWELLLIGEPILIIAPTPSQCCEAVASLVSLVSPLLCSVDFRPYFTIHDPLFARLNSIREGEAFPPMVLGVTNLFFLKALRNIPHVVSVGTPPTNSNRVSLSAKSTGRIPGRSEGLGLQQFSLKKFSPSSLLGAVKLRRDGPLCLMTEHKEAIWSTYSAATKPDTSILNRLIDAGVSARVEESMSVVNNEILRRHFLELTTNFLAPFGPYFRTTAPSEGSSPYVDPPPLPPFNSDEFLANLSARGPGKFLLKRMRSNWLDFYTRFLNGPNFMPWFRRRRAVAEQEQNRLWRHARMKADIQQLISKMSELEIVDFFGVIERFLLREVQLQQSGNGGLDSRATCQKLMGDLQAVFNALSKDMQQIMLSNPQRASLLHGSPELKKLPGHPLVQVVSSTSPKQ; from the exons ATGAATCGGTCTCCTTCTTTCAAAGTTAAAACAGAACAAAGTCCTAATCTTGATCCAGAATCTTTACAGAGATGGATTGTTGCATTTTGTGCTATAAGATTTGACCTTGAACAAGGCCAACTCATAGAAGTGTGTTATCCACCAGGATGTCTTACACAGGAGGAGGAGCTTGAAGTTGCTTATAATTCATTTCCCGATTCTGTTTCGCAGCAGCATAACCGATCAAGCGTCCATGACTGTATATTCTTTTTCCGATTTCCCAGGCGCCTTAAATCTCAAACCAGCAATGCTACTCATTCAGAGATAACAGAAGCTGGCAAGGAGTTTCCTTCGAATTCCATAGAAAAAAAGAATGTTAGTAGAAGATTATCCAGTACAAGTGATGATAATGTTTCGAAATACATGTATGGCTTTGTTTTTAACAGACAGAGACATGATGAGAGGCTAAAACGAGGAGGGGAGCAAAAGTCTGTGGTCATTCTGTCTCACAGTCCTTATTCTAGTGTCTTCAGGCCTTTGTTACAGATTATAGGTCCCTTATATTTTGACATGGGTAAAAAAGCACTCGAGCATATTGCTGCTTATGTGTCGACATGGCCTGCTCCTGTTCCTGGTAAACTAATGGATCTTCCAATTGGAAATGCAACACTTAAAGTGAACTTGCCACCTGCGCATAGCTTGCCCGTGGAAGGTGGAGCATCTGTTGACGATTCAGCTTATTCTGTGGCACCTCTTCTTCCTAATAATCAATCTATCCCCCACGGACTCTTCCATGATTCGGATCTTTTTGGTACCTTTCGTAGCCTGCTATTGCAGCTTTGGATATTATGGGAGTTGTTGCTAATTGGTGAACCCATTCTCATCATTGCACCCACACCTTCCCAGTGTTGTGAGGCTGTTGCCAGTCTTGTGAGTTTGGTTTCACCATTACTTTGCAGTGTTGATTTCCGACCCTATTTCACTATCCATGACCCTTTGTTTGCCCGTTTGAACTCAATTCGAGAAGGGGAGGCTTTCCCTCCAATGGTTTTAGGGGTGACAAACCTTTTCTTCCTCAAAGCGCTCCGTAACATTCCACATGTTGTCTCAGTTGGTACCCCTCCTACTAATTCGAACAGAGTTTCCCTCTCAGCTAAGTCTACTGGAAGAATTCCTGGTAGATCCGAGGGCCTTGGGCTTCAACAATTTTCTCTAAAGAAGTTTTCTCCTTCAAGTTTATTGGGTGCAGTAAAGCTTCGTAGGGATGGTCCGCTCTGTCTCATGACAGAACATAAGGAAGCCATTTGGAGTACCTACTCTGCCGCAACTAAGCCAGACACCTCTATCTTAAATAGGCTAATAGATGCTGGAGTGTCGGCAAGAGTTGAGGAGTCAATGTCAGTTGTTAACAATGAGATATTACGGCGGCATTTCTTGGAGCTCACTACCAATTTTTTGGCCCCTTTTGGTCCATATTTTAGGACTACTGCTCCATCAGAAGGATCTTCTCCATATGTAGATCCTCCTCCTCTGCCTCCATTTAATTCTGATGAATTTCTTGCAAATTTATCAGCCAGAGGTCCAGGGAAGTTCTTACTAAAGCGGATGAGATCTAACTGGCTTGACTTCTACAC GCGATTCCTGAATGGACCAAACTTTATGCCTTGGTTTAGAAGGAGGCGTGCTGTAGCTGAACAAGAACAAAATAGGCTGTGGAGGCATGCAAGAATGAAAGCTGACATACAACAGCTTATATCTAAAATGTCTGAGTTGGAAATTGTGGATTTCTTTGGTGTAATAGAGAGATTTCTACTTAGAGAAGTACAG CTGCAGCAATCTGGAAATGGAGGTCTTGATTCCAGGGCAACTTGTCAGAAACTAATGGGAGACCTTCAGGCAGTTTTCAATGCACTTTCAAAGGACATGCAACAAATCATGCTTTCGAATCCACAAAGGGCATCCCTATTGCATGGTAGTCCAGAATTGAAGAAACTTCCAGGGCATCCACTCGTACAGGTCGTCTCTTCTACATCACCCAAACAATAA